One Oncorhynchus clarkii lewisi isolate Uvic-CL-2024 chromosome 31, UVic_Ocla_1.0, whole genome shotgun sequence DNA segment encodes these proteins:
- the LOC139390620 gene encoding UDP-N-acetylglucosamine transferase subunit ALG13 translates to MKRVFVTVGTTSFDDLIERVTSPEAVQELKARGYQHLVLQVGQGTILPDSDSCHELTLEAFRFKDSIAENIKCADLVISHAGAGSCLETLGADKPLLVVVNDKLMDNHQLELARQLHQDSHLLYCTPSTLTETLKTMDLAVLSSFLPGQPKHFANFLDRALGVQ, encoded by the exons ATGAAGAGGGTATTTGTAACTGTAGGAACAACAAGCTTTGATGACCTAATCGAACGTGTTACTTCCCCTGAAGCTGTTCAA GAGTTGAAAGCCCGCGGCTATCAACATTTGGTCCTGCAGGTTGGACAAGGCACCATTCTCCCAGATTCAGACAGCTGTCACGAACTCACGTTGGAGGCCTTCCGATTCAAGGATTCCATTGCTGAAAATATCAAATGTGCCGACCTGGTTATCAGCCATGCTG GGGCAGGTAGTTGTCTGGAGACCCTTGGTGCAGACAAGCCACTGCTAGTGGTGGTCAATGACAAACTAATGGACAATCACCAGCTAGAGCTGGCCAGACAGCTACACCAAGACTCGCACCTACTGTACTGCACCCCCAG CACTCTTACTGAGACCCTGAAGACAATGGACCTTGCTGTTCTCTCATCCTTCTTACCTGGACAACCAAAGCATTTTGCCAATTTCCTGGACAGGGCCCTTGGTGTTCAATGA
- the LOC139390621 gene encoding ras-related protein Rap-2c translates to MKEYKVVVLGSGGVGKSALTVQFVTGTFIEKYDPTIEDFYRKEIEVDSSPSVLEILDTAGTEQFASMRDLYIKNGQGFILVYSLVNQQSFQDIRPMRDQIVRVKRFEKVPLILVGNKVDLESEREVAGADGRALAQEWGCPFIETSAKSKTMVDELFAEIVRQMNYATLPEKQEQCCTACVVQ, encoded by the exons ATGAAGGAGTACAAAGTGGTTGTGTTGGGAAGCGGAGGCGTTGGCAAGTCCGCGCTGACTGTCCAGTTTGTCACGGGCACGTTCATCGAAAAATATGACCCTACAATTGAGGACTTCTATCGGAAAGAGATTGAAGTGGACTCGTCGCCTTCGGTGTTGGAGATCCTTGACACGGCAGGGACAGAACAGTTCGCCTCCATGAGAGACCTGTACATCAAGAACGGCCAGGGTTTCATACTTGTCTACAGTCTCGTCAATCAACAGTCTTTTCAG GACATCAGGCCGATGCGAGACCAGATCGTGCGGGTCAAGCGCTTTGAGAAGGTGCCACTGATTCTGGTGGGCAACAAGGTGGACCTGGAGTCTGAGAGGGAGGTTGCAGGTGCAGACGGTCGGGCCCTGGCTCAGGAGTGGGGCTGCCCCTTCATCGAGACCTCAGCCAAGAGCAAGACCATGGTGGACGAGCTGTTTGCTGAGATCGTCCGTCAGATGAACTATGCCACGCTGCCAGAGAAACAGGAGCAGTGCTGCACGGCCTGTGTGGTGCAGTAA